ATACATTCATTTATGAAAAAAATCTTGACTCTCGTTTGCTGTACTATCTTACTGGCAGCAACATCTTGTACTAAAAAATACATTACCCCGGCAAACCGTACAATATTTTTTACTGTTAAGGGTGGAACAAATCCTGGTGGCTGGGTGTTAACTAACAACGGAGGTTCACCAGCTTATCAGACTACGCTCGGTGGAAATAACGGTGACCTGCCGGAGTTGGATAGCTTTACCCAGCATAATGGAGCCGTATTAGTCTATATTTCATATGACAAAAATGGAGACACTTATGAAGCTATTCCCGAAAACTTTGGAGGAGCATCATTTAGCTTTATTCACTCAACCAATACCATAACGATTACTTCTCAGTCGTCGGGAGGAAGTGCAGCCGTTCTGCCAACACAGGATATGTACGTAAAGGTTGTTTTGATTGACTCAGAACCTCAATGATCTAAAAAGAGACCCATAAAAAAGCTCCCAGGAATTCTCGGGAGCTTTTTTTATAACTTAATTAATCAAAAAGCTTGATATTTATTTATAGTAAGTATTCATTTTTTAGTGAAAATACAGGTCGACCTCTTGGCTACTTACTACGATTGTGTGCTGTCCAACATCCGTTACAACATTGTAAGGAATAAAATTCAGATTAATCGGTGCGCCACTTCTACCACTTCCTGTCCGTGCATTAATATTTGTCATAGCACATAACCCATTTGGATAATTTGAAGATTGTTGCATGTTGTAGGCTTCCATGGTCTCATACACATAATGCATTTCTGGTACATTATTTACTGTTATGCTGTTATTGGCTGGGTATTCATGAATCCTGTGGGGACCAGGAGCAGTAGGGTTGTCAATCTCCCAAAATTTGGAGGTATAATTATAGGTGCCGTCGGTATTGGCTGTTCCATTCATGGCACCCTCTAACCCTGTACCAGATGTTACCGTTACAGGTGTCCCATAAAATGCAGGACAGGTTTGGCAGGATGCATACCAGTTATTGATTACCCAGTAATTACCTCCAAACCTGCTATTATTACCATATTGTAAAACAGGTTGTAGAATATGTGATGTAGAAGTGAAGCCATCCTGTAACCCATTGAAGAGATACAATAATTGACCATTATTTGAAGGAGGATTGGAAGGGACTATCCAATCGGTTGTGAATAATGTTAAACCCGATACCGCTACATCATTTTGTGCATTGGTGATCCATCCTGAGCCTAAACCCGGGACTGCTGATGAAGTACTCAGGCTCGTTATTTTCTTTGATCGCTCTGCATCTTTCTGTATCTGTAATTGATCGCCAAAGTCTTCAGCTACTTTACCTGTTAGGCTTTGAATTTTTACCAGGTGATTTCCCTGATAGGTGAGGGTGTATCCGCTATCTATTTGATGTACCTGTGATGCAGGCCTCGCTCCGAATGGTGTAATAACCATGGCTTCCTGCGTGCCGCTTTCTTTTGCTGCATCGGAGGGTTGATTAATTGGAGTAAGAGCTGATTTTTTACAGCTAAAGGAAAAAAACACGGCAAATACCACAATGCCGCTTAGGATTGTTGAAATGTTTTTCATAAATAGGTTTTTAATGTGAAGAAATAATCTTTGCCAGTCAAGTAACCGGTTAGTATTGATTGGCTTAGGTAAATATTTAATATCTAAGTTAGAAACTATAATTACAATTTATATGTATTTACAAAAAAAATAACTTATTATTAATACGGGTAGGTAAAGTCTGATGCTTATTTTATGGAGACTTACGAAGTTTTTAAAACTTCGTAAGTCTGAAAATTAAATGCGAAAAAAGTGGGGGTCACCCTGAGCACCGTCGAAGGGCAGGGTGCAAAGGCCTGCTCACCATGCTTCGACGATGCTCAGCATGCCCCCTTTTTTGATACTGTAAAGTCTAATCCTTATTTTTCCATTTGTTCAATAACCGCCTGGGTTACGCCGGTGAAAGAAAATCCTCCGTCGTGGAAAAGGTTTTGCATGGTTACCATGCGGGTAAGGTCGCTGAAAAGGGTTACGCAATAATCAGCACACTGATCGGCACTGGCATTACCCAGCGGACTCATCTTTTCGGCATAATTTACAAAACCATCAAAACCTTTAATGCCCGACCCTGCCGTGGTGCGGGTAGGCGATTGGGATACCGTATTGATACGCACCTGTTTTTTGATGCCATACTGATAACCAAAGTTACGGGCAATACTTTCCAGGTAAGCCTTATTATCGGCCATATCATTATAATCGGGGAATACGCGCTGAGCGGCAATATAGGTTAGGGCTACTACCGATCCCCATTCGTTAATCACATCCATTTTCATGGCTGCCTGCAATATGCGGTGCAAGCTCAGGGCCGATATATCCAGGCCTTTATGCGTAAAATCATAATTGTTTTCGGTGTAATGGATGCTTTTGCGTACGTTAACGCTCATGCCTATAGAGTGCAAAATAAAATCAACACCACCATTAAAATGTTCCTGCGTTTTGGTGAGCAGGTTGCTAATATCATCGCTATTGGTAACATCGGCGGCAATAACAGGGGCATTGCATTCTTCGGCCAGTTTATTGAGTTCGCCCATACGCAGGGCGATAGGCGCATTAGAGAGTACAATCTCGGCGCCTTCTTGTACAGCACGCTGTGCCACTTTCCAGGCTATGGACTGATCGTTCAAGGCACCAAAAATGATCCCCTTTTTACCTTTTAATAAATTATAAGCCATGTTTTAAGTTTTTATAATTGGGTTTATTATTTAATTGGCGATTTACTATATACTAAAGGGTAGTCATGCTGAACTTGTTTCAGCATCCCACATGCCCGGCATAGGCATGCTGTCGATCCGCATTATGAGATGCCGAAATAAATTCGGCATGACTTCGCTCCATTTATCTACTACAAACTCCCCAAAAGTTCCCTTGCATTTTGTAAAGCACTTTCGCCGGGTTTATCACCGCTCAGCATTTTGGCAATTTCCAGTACTCGCTCCGGCTGATCCAGTTGTTTGATGCGGGTATAGGTAGTTGCAGCCGAATCATCTTTATAAACAAAGTAATGATTTTGACCTTTGCTGGCAATTTGCGGCAGGTGGGTTATAGTGATCACCTGCAAATTATCGGCCAGGTGCTCCATGATCTGCCCAACTTTATTGGCCACCTCTCCGGATACTCCCGTATCTATCTCATCAAAAATAATAGTAGGCAAGGCAGTGTATTGCGCTATGAGCGATTTAATGCTCAGCATCAACCTGGAAAGTTCACCACCCGATGCCACTTTGCTCATTTCTGAAAGTGCATGACCTTTGTTGGCAGAGAACAGGAATTTGATCTGGTCGGCACCGGTTGCTCCCAGTGTTGTGGAATTTGCCGATTCGTTAGCTCCTCCTTTAGGGGGCAGGGGGGCATGTTCAATTTTCAATGCCGAATTACCCATGCCCATTTCGGCGAGGGTTGACAGTACCTGTTTTTCAATAGCCGGGATAGCCTTTATGCGGTTGCCGGTTAATTGTGCTGCCAGTTTTTCCAGTTCGGCCCTGTCTATAGTTAATTGTTTTTGCAGCTGTTCTACGGCCTCATCACTAAACAGTACTTTCTGTATTTTGTCAGACAGATCATCCTGGATCTCCAATAATTTGGCATTGGTATTTACCCGGTGCTTTTTCTGCAGATTATAGATCAAGCTCAGACGGATGTTGATCTCATCAACGCGGGCTTCGTTTGTCTGGGTACGTTGTTCAATGGTTTCAATTTCGGTAGCGATATCTTTGAGCTCGATAATGGTGCTGCTTAACCTTTGGTGAAGTTCTTCAATTTGTGTATCAAATTTTTCGAGGTTACCCAATTGTACACCAGCCTCCTTGAGTTGTATCAATGCTGATGTTTCGCCTTCCTGCATCAGGTAATAGGCGCCAAACAGGTTGCGCTTTATTTCCTCGGCATTGTTTAAGGCGTATAATTCTTTTTCCAGCAATTCCTGTTCATCGGGGTGCAGGGTAGCTTTTTCCAGCTCATCAAATTGAAACTGGAAATAATCCAGGTCGGTTTTTGCTTTTTCACTTTCGGCTATAAGCTCATGAAGTCGGGCAACAGATTTTCGGTAAGCCCTGAATTTGGTTTGATAATCATTCAGCAGTTCATCATGTTTGGCAACCGAATCAACTACCAGCAACTGGAATTCAGGATCATTTATTTCGAGTGTGGCATGCTGGGAGTGAATGTCGATCAGTTTTTCGCCCAGTTGTTTCAAGGCGGTCAAATTAACCGGGGTGTCATTCACAAATGCTCTCGACTTGCCATCGGCAGATATTTCACGGCGCAGAACGGTTTCGGCCTCGTAATCCAGGTCGTTATCTTCAAAAAATGATTTCAGATGAAAGCCGTCAATTTTAAACAGGCCCTCAATAACGCATTTTTTTTGCTGATTAAAAAAGTAACGACTCTCGGCCCGCTGCCCTAAAATGAGCGACAAAGCACCCAGGATGATGGATTTACCTGCCCCGGTTTCGCCGGTAAGGATGTTTAAGCCTTTGCCAAAACCTATCTCCAGGTTATCAATTAAAGCGTAGTTGTTAATGGTTAGCTTTTGAAGCATAAAAAAAGTGTCCTTATTTTATTAAGGACACTAAATTACGAAATTCGATGTATTGGGATAATATTAAAACTATCTATTGGTAGTATCGGCCTTAGCGTCAGAATCGTATTTGTTATCGTACTTGTAATCATATTGATAGTTATATGCCTGTTTACGATATTCTTCCATCTTTTTCTTAAAAGCAGGACTGTTAGTATATTCATGCAATCTTTTAGAAGCCTGATCAAGCAATTCCTTTTCTTTTTTCAACTGAGGGTTGTTTTGATAGGAGTGCATTTGCTCTCCCAGCTTTTTCATTTCGGCTTGCTGTTGTTTCATCTGAGGGTTACTATAAGCTTTTCTGATACTATCGCCCATGGCTCTTAGTTCATCTTGTTTTTTACGAAACTCCGGCGAATCATATTTGGCGTGCATTTGTTCGCCCATTTTTTTCAATTCATCGGTTTGCTGTTTTACCTCCGCAGGTATTTTGCTTTGCAGCTCATCCTGGTATTTGCGGTAATTTTCATCTTTGCTATCGTCGATGTAATTATGGTTGTGTGGTATACCATACTTTTTCTCCAGCTGCTCGTTCATCTCCTTAAACTCAGGGCTGCTATAATATTTGCCCATTTTATCGCCAAGCTGACGCATTTTTTCGCCCAGTTCTCTCGTTTCACTACCATCACCCACTTCTTTTTGGTACTCAGCGGCTATTTTTTGCTGGCGTTCCTGCAATTCTTTCATTTCCGGGCGATTATAATAGTCGGCCATAGCTTGTCCTTTTTGAGCAAGTAATTCCGATTGCCTTTTAAAGTCGGCACTGTTATAATATTGGCTCATGGCTTCGGCATGTTTGGTTACCTCTGCGGTTAAGCGGTTCAGTTCGGCATCATTAAGGCCATATCTTTCGGCCAGGTGCTTTTCATAATTGGCCTGTTTTTCTTTAGTTTTTTTATAAGCTAGCACTTTTTTCGACTTAACGGTTGATTTACGGACAGTGTCGATAGGATCGGCAAGAACTTTGGGGAAAGCCTTAATAGAAAGTTTTCCGTTTTTGATGGTTGGATTTAACCATGCTATGCTACTTATGCTGGCAGCCATTATGGCAACGGCCACAAGCAGGTGGCGGATATTGCCCATTGGTTTTGTTGTTTTCATGATACGTTCAATTCTGGTTAATAAAGGATACTTTTTGCTGGTAGCAGCCATTGCTAGGCGCAGATCCATATGCCGGGTTTGCTCGAGTTTTAAAAGAGCCTGGGCATATATCAGGGGTTGCGCTGTGGTTTGTACTACCAGATCGTCGCAGTGGTTTTCGCGTTCCTGGTTTATGAGTTTGTTAATTAATTGGGCAAAGGGATTAAAGAAAAGTAATACGGTTATGAGTTGCTGTATCATATTCAGCAGATAATCGTTCCGCTTGATATGTGATAGCTCGTGCAGTAAAATAGCTTCGATCTCGGTAGCTGATAAATAAGTAGTAAGGGTGATGGGTAAAAGAATAATAGGTTTAAAAAAACCGATCATACAAGGCACATCCACCATGCGGCTGAAATTGGCGCTTACATATTTATGAATGCGCAGCTTTTCGCAAAGATTATCTACAAGGATCTGTACTTCATCTGCAGGGATCATGCTGTTTTTGATGAGACTTAGTTTTTGCAGATTAAGGCCCATTCTAAGCAGGTTGAATACCAGGCCAGCAAAGTACAATGCCGAAACATAGGGCAGGTATCCTTCAATAACATAATTTAGGCGAGCCGCAGGAATGGCATGAGTGGCCGCATTTAACGGAAAATCAAAGTGCGGTAATAAACCGGGTGAAGTAACAGCAGCCAGATCAACCCATACATGTTGTTGTATTTGTACAATAAATGTATAAATAAACCAGGAGCAAATGGTAAAGATACCCGCCATGCCCAGGTTGTGCTTTTTTACCGACGACATGGATGGCGCACAGGTAAATAGCAGATGCAATACAAACCATACCAATAATCCCTGCCATAAAGAGTGGATGATGGTGATGCCTAAAACCTGGCTGATGTTATAGAACAGATTTTCCATGATTGTTTATTTTTTATCCTGATCAAATTGGTTAAGGAAATTTTTAATAGCGTCAATTTCGTCTGCTGATGCCCGGTGCTGACCGAGGGCCTGTATCACCAGATCGGACGTTGAACCTTTAAATACAGTAGACAATATTTTATCCAAAGCGTTGCTTTGCGCCTGCTCCTGGGTAAATAATGCTTTGTACAAATGTGTTTTTGAGGTAGTGTCACGTTCAACCAAACCTTTGTCGTGCATAATCTGCATCAGCTTTAGCGTAGTGGTATAACCGGCATCCTTGGTTTTGGCCAATTGCTCGTGCACATCGCGTACGGTACATTGCCCTTTATTCCAGATCACCTGCAATATTTCCAGCTCGCTTTCTGTTGGTTTTATATCCATGTTATTTTTAATACGAATTTCTTCGTACAAATATCTACGATGATTTTCGTATTTGCAAGAGTTTTGTGAAAATAATTTTGGGGGTAGGGGAAATCAAAGTTATTTTCTGAGAAAAGGGCAAAATAGGTTTAGCAAAATATCGCTTTTATAGTCGACTCACCCGGTCTGCGCTTTCTAATGCGCGCGTCATTGCGAGGTACGAAGCAATCTCTAAGCTATACAGAGTGAGTTGACCTGCCTTTGTAGAGATTGCTTCGTACCTCGCAATGACGCATGGAGAATGTAATGGATTTATGGTTTTGAGTTATAGTTTACATGTAAACCCAATTTTTGACAAATTATTTCATGTAGTTATTTGATTTACAGATACATAACTTGGCGTAAACCATGAAAAGTGTAAACCATGTAAACCCACTTTTTATAAGACGGCCCACCTGTTCAGGAGCTACCTTGCTTAGCGTGTAGTGGGATTGCTACCCTGTAATGTTTGGTACTTATTACCATTAGCTGGGTCGGCCTGTATCAGCAAATTCATGGCCTGCAAACGATCCTGCGGCTCAGCTTTACTAAACAGCGATACCAGTTCATCACTTTTGGCAGTATAAAATATAAGCGGGAGCATAGCGCCCACGCGTAGCCTGTCAACCTGCTGCAGTGAAGGCAGGAAAGAGGCTATCGCTTTAAGACCTTTGGATGTATTATCGGCCATCATATCCAAACCATTACGATGATAATCGTACAAGAAGCTGCGTAAAGGTGCATAAGCTTTATTGTTCAGGTTTTCGCAGAGCCAATACCGGCTAATGTTGCCGTCAAAGGCCTTCCAGCCCCGGTATGAACTGGTTTGGGCGTTATTGATCACCGTTTGCGATGCTGCAAAATAGGATGACCCTCCGTAGGGCGAAAATGTATCGTAGTCAAGACCAATAATAACATAGGCATAAAATGCCATGATGGAACTGAGGTTACTTTGAAAACTTTGATCGGTATAGTCAATAGTCTGGCCTTCGTTGTAAATAAAGTCAATATCCTTATCGGTAAGGTTGATAATGGTAGAACTATAGGTTGAATTATAAACCGGTCTTGACGATTGTACCTGGAGCTCACCGCTAAAATTGCTGCTGCCATCCCAGTTGGTAATGTTCAGTACAAAGTTGCAGTCTATTCTTTCCTGTGGTAGTATAGGGTCGGCGCTCCATTTGCGGCCATTCAAAAAATCCCTCATGGCCGTTTCCAGCGTTTGAAAAATACGCTTGTTGCTACCCTGTATTTTGGGCGAAAGCACCTGTACCCGCGCATTAAGGTCCTGGGCCGCAACCCTGAAACCCGCCAGGGTTAAAATGATATAAAAAAATATTTTCTTCATCTGTTGATGAGTTGGGCAACTTTAAGGCAAATATCCTGAGCCACAGCTTCCTTACTTTTAAGTTCAAATACTGTTTTTTGAAGGTCGCGGTCAATAATGGTTACTTTATTGGTATCCTTTTTAAAACCGGCTCCGGCATCATTAAGCGAATTTAACACAATAAAATCAAGATTTTTTCTTTGCAGCTTGCTTATTGCATTTTGTTCCTCATCATTAGTTTCCAGGGCAAAGCCAACGAGTATCTGGTCCTGCGTTTTCTGCTCACCCAGATATTTTAAAATATCGGTGGTTTTTTTGAGCTCGATATTTAAGCCGCCATCCTGCTTTTTGATCTTTTGATCGGCCACATGCACAGGGGTATAATCGGCCACGGCAGCGCTCATGATACAGGCTTTGGCGGTTTTAAAGTTCCTCTCGCAGGCAGCAAGCATCTCGGCTGCAGAGGTTACATTTATCCGTTTGATGTTTTGCTGGTGGCTTACTTCAGCCGATGGACCGCTGATGAGGATAACATTGGCACCCATAGCAGCCAGCTCATCGGCAATGGCAAAGCCCATTTTACCTGATGAATGATTACCAATAAAGCGTACCGGATCAATGGCCTCATAAGTAGGGCCCGCGGTAACCACGATATTATGATTGGCTAAAAGGAGTTTTTTTTTTATGGCTGATGATAAAAAGGTAACGATCTCATCCGGCTCGGCCATCCGGCCCTCTCCATACAAACCACTGGCCAGCTCACCTGATCCGGGGGCTATTAATACATTACCAAAGGATTGCAATCGGGTAACATTTTGCCGCGTAGCCGGATGCAGCCACATATCCAGATCCATGGCAGGCGCAAAATATACCGGGCATTTAGCCGATAGATAAACCGCCAATAACAAATTATCGCAAATGCCATTGGCCATTTTAGCCAGGGTATTTGCACTAGCAGGAGCTATGATCAGCATATCGGCCCATAAACCCAACTCTACATGATTGTTCCACTCGCCGGTGTCGGGTTTAAAATAATTAACCTGGGCAGGATTTTTAGAAAGGGTGGATAAGGTAAGCGGGGTAATAAAATGAGTGGCATCGGGCGTCATCACCACTTTTACGTGCGCGCCGGCTTTAACCAATAGCCTAACCAATAAGGCCGATTTATAAGCGGCTATACTACCGCAAACACCTAGAACTATATTTTTACCTTCTAACATTTAAATTAAAGTCAAAATTAAAAAGTCAAAATTCAAAAGAATCCTGACTTGGTTATGTGAAGATACATAAAAAACAAAAGCCAAAATTCAAAAGCGGCAATACCGGCAATTTTGAATTTTGGCTTTTAGCTTTTGAACTAAAATAGCTTATGCTTCTTTAGTAGGGTTACGGTAGTAAACTTTGTCGTCTAAAAATTCCTGAACGGCTACCAATGATGGTTTTGGCAGTTTCTCGTAGTATTTAGAGATCTCGATTTGCTCGCGGTTTTCAAAAACCTCTTCCAGGTTGTCATTTGATGATGCAAACTCAGAAAGTTTTTGATGTAACTCTTCTTTAATATTGTTTGATATCTGGTTCGCTCTTTTTGACATAATTACAAGCGACTCATATATATTGTTAGTGTTTACATCCAGCTCGCGTAAATCGCGGGTTACAGTGCTGCTGGCTACTGCTGGTTTGTTTGGGTTATTTGCTGTCATATATAAATTTTTTTAATATGGTATTTTTTGTTGCTGGTTCTTTTCTGATGGCGGCTGTGTTTTTAAGGTATCTTTTCCTTTTTCCGCCAATTTTTTGGCTACCCTGTCGTTGCTCAAGGCTTCGGCTAAGATATGTTTTGCATTTTGTATGCCGCGTTCGCTGTCTTTAGCCAATGTTTTCACATCGTGGCCGTAGGTACTGTTCGGGTATTTTTCGTTGAATTGATTGGCGTAAACTTCGGCCAGGTTATAACGCTCCTCTTGTTTGTATTCTAAACTGTGGTTAGCATATAAATATTGCGCCTTAACCGTAAGGTATTCCATTTCTTCGGCATATTTGGTATCCGGGTAATCACGCAGTGCATTATTAAAGGCAATTACCGCCGATTGATAGTCGCTGATGGTTAAATACAATTTAGCATTGGCATAAGCTTTTGTTTCCAGCTTATCACGCAGGTTTTGTATCAGCTTACTTGCCTCAGTAACACGGTCGCTTTTAGGGTACAGGTTAATAAACAACTGTAAAGCCTCGATGGCTTTCATGGTGTTCTCCTGATCAAGCGAGTATATAGGCGAATCCAGGTAATAACAGTAAGCCGAGAAGAAACGGCATTCTTCGGCCCTCGTGCTTGATGGATACGTGTCTGCAAAGGTTTTGAAGTGATATCTTGCCGATGTATAGTCCTTCAACTTATAATTGGTGAAGGCATAATAATAAAATAGATCTTCCGCCTCGGCACGTCCCCGATAGCGTTCAACCAACACCTCAAATAAGCCCAAAGCTTTGTTATAATCTTTTTGATTATAGTACTTGATAGCCTCCTGGTATTTTTTGGCGTAATCGTTACTTGCTTTTAACTTTTCGTATTTGCTTTTACAACTGCCAAGTGTGATAATTAACAGAGCTAAAACACTGGCTAATAACGTAAGTTGCTTTTTAAACATTTTGCAAAGATAGGTGAATAATATAAATCAGTCAATTATTTATTTATCAGCGAATATATAACGTGTTTCCTGCTCCTTATGTATATAACAAACTATTTAACATCTTTTAACTATTGGGCTCATCTATGCCGGTCTGGCAGGTTCATTCAAATCCTTCCCGGACTTAGGAAATGGGGGACTATATAATATAGTATATAAGTAAGCAAATAGCATCGTGTTTTTCCCTGACTACTGGCTATGTATTTACTACTATATATAATAGTATATGTAGGTAACGAATGAAAGTCTCTTTGTCTGATTGGAAAACTGTTTATCCGGGTGCTGTATATATAGTATATAGGTAGAGCTTGAGTTGCATTGCAAAAATGCTGGAGAAATGGCGGCTTTATTAACAAAGATGAGCCGCTATGGTTGATTTTATAGGTAATTATCCGGTTTACACATTTGATGAGTAATTTTTTCGGCTGATTATTAAAGCCTTATGCACACATGTTAAGTATTTGTTAAAAACAGTTTGCGAAATTGTTTTCTATGCATACCTTTGCAGCCCGCAAATGAGGAAGCGGGGTTGTTCTTAGAAAGG
This region of Mucilaginibacter inviolabilis genomic DNA includes:
- a CDS encoding M56 family metallopeptidase, whose protein sequence is MENLFYNISQVLGITIIHSLWQGLLVWFVLHLLFTCAPSMSSVKKHNLGMAGIFTICSWFIYTFIVQIQQHVWVDLAAVTSPGLLPHFDFPLNAATHAIPAARLNYVIEGYLPYVSALYFAGLVFNLLRMGLNLQKLSLIKNSMIPADEVQILVDNLCEKLRIHKYVSANFSRMVDVPCMIGFFKPIILLPITLTTYLSATEIEAILLHELSHIKRNDYLLNMIQQLITVLLFFNPFAQLINKLINQERENHCDDLVVQTTAQPLIYAQALLKLEQTRHMDLRLAMAATSKKYPLLTRIERIMKTTKPMGNIRHLLVAVAIMAASISSIAWLNPTIKNGKLSIKAFPKVLADPIDTVRKSTVKSKKVLAYKKTKEKQANYEKHLAERYGLNDAELNRLTAEVTKHAEAMSQYYNSADFKRQSELLAQKGQAMADYYNRPEMKELQERQQKIAAEYQKEVGDGSETRELGEKMRQLGDKMGKYYSSPEFKEMNEQLEKKYGIPHNHNYIDDSKDENYRKYQDELQSKIPAEVKQQTDELKKMGEQMHAKYDSPEFRKKQDELRAMGDSIRKAYSNPQMKQQQAEMKKLGEQMHSYQNNPQLKKEKELLDQASKRLHEYTNSPAFKKKMEEYRKQAYNYQYDYKYDNKYDSDAKADTTNR
- a CDS encoding outer membrane protein assembly factor BamD yields the protein MFKKQLTLLASVLALLIITLGSCKSKYEKLKASNDYAKKYQEAIKYYNQKDYNKALGLFEVLVERYRGRAEAEDLFYYYAFTNYKLKDYTSARYHFKTFADTYPSSTRAEECRFFSAYCYYLDSPIYSLDQENTMKAIEALQLFINLYPKSDRVTEASKLIQNLRDKLETKAYANAKLYLTISDYQSAVIAFNNALRDYPDTKYAEEMEYLTVKAQYLYANHSLEYKQEERYNLAEVYANQFNEKYPNSTYGHDVKTLAKDSERGIQNAKHILAEALSNDRVAKKLAEKGKDTLKTQPPSEKNQQQKIPY
- the coaBC gene encoding bifunctional phosphopantothenoylcysteine decarboxylase/phosphopantothenate--cysteine ligase CoaBC → MLEGKNIVLGVCGSIAAYKSALLVRLLVKAGAHVKVVMTPDATHFITPLTLSTLSKNPAQVNYFKPDTGEWNNHVELGLWADMLIIAPASANTLAKMANGICDNLLLAVYLSAKCPVYFAPAMDLDMWLHPATRQNVTRLQSFGNVLIAPGSGELASGLYGEGRMAEPDEIVTFLSSAIKKKLLLANHNIVVTAGPTYEAIDPVRFIGNHSSGKMGFAIADELAAMGANVILISGPSAEVSHQQNIKRINVTSAAEMLAACERNFKTAKACIMSAAVADYTPVHVADQKIKKQDGGLNIELKKTTDILKYLGEQKTQDQILVGFALETNDEEQNAISKLQRKNLDFIVLNSLNDAGAGFKKDTNKVTIIDRDLQKTVFELKSKEAVAQDICLKVAQLINR
- a CDS encoding BlaI/MecI/CopY family transcriptional regulator, yielding MDIKPTESELEILQVIWNKGQCTVRDVHEQLAKTKDAGYTTTLKLMQIMHDKGLVERDTTSKTHLYKALFTQEQAQSNALDKILSTVFKGSTSDLVIQALGQHRASADEIDAIKNFLNQFDQDKK
- a CDS encoding DNA-directed RNA polymerase subunit omega, with amino-acid sequence MTANNPNKPAVASSTVTRDLRELDVNTNNIYESLVIMSKRANQISNNIKEELHQKLSEFASSNDNLEEVFENREQIEISKYYEKLPKPSLVAVQEFLDDKVYYRNPTKEA
- a CDS encoding DUF4835 family protein; its protein translation is MKKIFFYIILTLAGFRVAAQDLNARVQVLSPKIQGSNKRIFQTLETAMRDFLNGRKWSADPILPQERIDCNFVLNITNWDGSSNFSGELQVQSSRPVYNSTYSSTIINLTDKDIDFIYNEGQTIDYTDQSFQSNLSSIMAFYAYVIIGLDYDTFSPYGGSSYFAASQTVINNAQTSSYRGWKAFDGNISRYWLCENLNNKAYAPLRSFLYDYHRNGLDMMADNTSKGLKAIASFLPSLQQVDRLRVGAMLPLIFYTAKSDELVSLFSKAEPQDRLQAMNLLIQADPANGNKYQTLQGSNPTTR
- the recN gene encoding DNA repair protein RecN, with amino-acid sequence MLQKLTINNYALIDNLEIGFGKGLNILTGETGAGKSIILGALSLILGQRAESRYFFNQQKKCVIEGLFKIDGFHLKSFFEDNDLDYEAETVLRREISADGKSRAFVNDTPVNLTALKQLGEKLIDIHSQHATLEINDPEFQLLVVDSVAKHDELLNDYQTKFRAYRKSVARLHELIAESEKAKTDLDYFQFQFDELEKATLHPDEQELLEKELYALNNAEEIKRNLFGAYYLMQEGETSALIQLKEAGVQLGNLEKFDTQIEELHQRLSSTIIELKDIATEIETIEQRTQTNEARVDEINIRLSLIYNLQKKHRVNTNAKLLEIQDDLSDKIQKVLFSDEAVEQLQKQLTIDRAELEKLAAQLTGNRIKAIPAIEKQVLSTLAEMGMGNSALKIEHAPLPPKGGANESANSTTLGATGADQIKFLFSANKGHALSEMSKVASGGELSRLMLSIKSLIAQYTALPTIIFDEIDTGVSGEVANKVGQIMEHLADNLQVITITHLPQIASKGQNHYFVYKDDSAATTYTRIKQLDQPERVLEIAKMLSGDKPGESALQNARELLGSL
- a CDS encoding enoyl-ACP reductase FabI, with amino-acid sequence MAYNLLKGKKGIIFGALNDQSIAWKVAQRAVQEGAEIVLSNAPIALRMGELNKLAEECNAPVIAADVTNSDDISNLLTKTQEHFNGGVDFILHSIGMSVNVRKSIHYTENNYDFTHKGLDISALSLHRILQAAMKMDVINEWGSVVALTYIAAQRVFPDYNDMADNKAYLESIARNFGYQYGIKKQVRINTVSQSPTRTTAGSGIKGFDGFVNYAEKMSPLGNASADQCADYCVTLFSDLTRMVTMQNLFHDGGFSFTGVTQAVIEQMEK